From the genome of Capra hircus breed San Clemente chromosome 21, ASM170441v1, whole genome shotgun sequence:
GACACATTCATTCAAACAAGCTGGGTACATTGGGTAAGCCATCTACTTACCTGATTTtagttatctttttaaatgattttacataaaatttcttTGAAAGTTGTTAATTCTAATTCATTTGTGATTTTGCTTAAATTTAACTGTTTAAACATACATTTAGTATATGAAGCAAATTACCTATTACTTTATCCCTTGAATGTTACAATACTtcatataatgtgtatatgtacatacctAATACATTACATACTCAAGAGCATCCCAATGATTTTATGTCAATCATAGTGTAAACTTCTTCCTTGTTTCCAATCTTCCTGGCTACTTAGCTTGTTTCTCTATCTCCATCCATGCACCAACccccaaatatttcattttaaagtgcTAGCATATTAATAAAAGTGGGATATCTTCTGGGGGGTGGTCTCAGTCTCACTAAATAGGGATTATCATTACATCTTGATTGTTCTTTAGAAGAATGCTCCATTTAGACAATTTTCTAATATCCCAAGTCCTAACAAGATGATAGATATTTATAGTTCCCACTTATTTCTTACACTATTAATTCTTATGGGAAGCTGTTTGCCTATTCCATGTGCCTTTGCCCACGCAGAATCTTGTTAACCTGTAATCATTCCAGTATGGGCGTGTATGGTCACTGCACACACTTTCATGATGCGGGGGAAGGAAGTGGTTTGGAATTCAAATTTTCCTATGGATTAAACAGTGCTCAAGAACCTAGCAACTGTGGAGGAAAcgcagtttatttttgttttaatgtaccCAGAAGATTTCAAATCAATACTCAGCAGTAACCCTTTAATTGAAAATTAACATTGCCATAATTGGAAGTGAGGATCAGCATCCTGATGTTTGGGAAAGGTCTATTTGGTTGAGGAGGTATTACACAGAGGAGTACAAAAAATGGAAGAGGGAAACACAAATCATGTGTTTCCTTGAGCAAGGACACTCAGTAAACACTTGAATTGGTGGTCAACTATAATTTGCTTCTAGAGCCAGCACTCTCGCAACGCTACAGTTTGGATTTATAGCAAGTACGCAAGTAACAAtgactttgaaaataaagtataaaagaaCCAAGAAAAAAGTTCTTAAAGATCTACTCCTCATTACAAGGACTTTCTCCTTCCTGTAAAAGCAGGAGGCACTCTTGTATTCTCAGCATGCCCCTCTGCTGGTCTTACTCCTCTGGGAAACCAGTGATATTTGAGCCTGGGTTATCaacaatactttatttttttgcctggGAATTTCAAACCAATAGATTCCCAGCCAGCCAGTACAATGTAAACAGAAGGTTTCCTTtccattttgattaaaaaaaaaaaaaaaaaactttattcgcTTCCCATGTCATAAAAAGTTCAACCACCTCTTCAAACTCCCCagaataaacacaagaaaatagCTCTCCCCAGTAGGATTCTGGCCCCCCTCTACTACCTTGAGGCCCTTCCACTTGCTCCATCTTCATAGAAGGAGTGTTCAGTTCAGATCCGGCTCCTCAGTATGGAATAGAGGGAATTTAGTGGGCAGAATTTCTGTAGGAATTGTCAGCCGCACAAATAAGttcctcttttcccttttcaCTAAACGTGAAAACCTACTCACGAGGAGCGCTCACTGTCCCCCATTTCCCTATGTGTCACCAGAGCCAAGAGAGGACCCCGTCAACGAGGCTCCCTCTACTCTGTCCCGCAGACCACAGTCCCCGGCCTTCATCCCATCGTCCGTGCAACGTGCAGAGCTGGAGCTCAGAGGAGCCACCTCAGCATCACCCTCCGTGTCTGGCGAGGCCAAAGGCCCCTTTCTTTGTTGAGGGGAAGGGCTCCTGTGGAAGCAGAGTTTGAAAAGCCCCAGCACTGTCACGGTCAGTATCACCAACACTACTACAGCCATGCTCACAAGTACGAAGACCACGGTGGAAGAATCGAAAGACTGGGGGTTGTCCGAGGGAGACGTAGCATTAACCTTGGGGAAGGCTGTTCCTGAAGAGTTCACGTCCGCCTTTACCTCTGTTTGAGGGGACATCTGAAGGGTAGATAGCGTGCTCTGTGCTCCCCACCGAGGTATCTCGGGAAAAGATGCTGTTGCACTGCCTTGTCCAGGGGCATTGGGTATCTCTCCTGGCCTCTCCTGGACACTGGGTGACCACGTTCCCTTCGGCGCGAGGCTGGCTGCAGTGGCTGGAGGGTGCCAGGTGAGCACCTGGGTCCTTCCAGGGGTCGGCTGTTCTTCCCCATTGGTTACACAGGAGCTTCCGTCTTTCCCCAGCACGAAACCCTCAGCACACTCGCAAGCAAAGCCTCCGACGTCGTCTAGGCAATCAGGGAGCTCGGCGCACTTGCCAGCCCGTAGATACCTCCCGGGACAGGGACAGAGCTCGGCCCCAGAGGGTATCCCTTCCCAGCGCGCGCCAACCTCGTCCGCGGCGCAGGTGGCCGTGATGGAGAGCTGCCCAGGGCAGAGCGCACTCACCTCCGTCCCCGGGGGACTGAAGTCCAGCGCCGCGCTGTGCAGCTGGAAGGGCGCACGGTAGCTCAAGTTCAAAGCGGCCCCGGGGCGCGGTGCGGGGCACACGCTCTGGAACTGGTACTTGCACAGGTAGCCGTCGGCGCGCTGGTGGCATCGCATCTCCTTCCAGCCCGCGGGCTCGATTCCCCCGGTGGCCAGGAGTCCCGCGCACCTCCGAGCGGTGCAGGAGCGTTGGGGCTCCTCCACCCACTGCAGCGTGTCGTTTTCCGACCCGCCGACGTCGGGGGACAACCAGGAGAAACCCCGCAAAGGCTCATTCTCCAGGGTGCAGACGGATCGTCGGCGCTCCAGTGCCACCCAGAAGAGAAGGTCTTTGGAGCCCCCTCCCGGCCCCGGGCCCACCCGCAGGAGCGCGAGCACCGCTCGGAGCTCCGTGCCCCCGCGCACCGTGCTGAGCGCCCCGTGACGCAGGTTGCAGGCCTCCTGGGCCTCCTGCCGCTTGAAGGTAGCGTGGTGCAGGCTGTAGCAGGCCCCCGAGGCCAAGCAGCCCGCGCGGTCGGCGGTGGGGTGCTCGGCACGGCCGGGCCGGGGCCAGAAAGCCTGCCAGAGGAAGCACAGGGCGAGCGCCGGCCTCATCTTGCAGGCCCAGCGCCCACAGCTGCTCCCAGCTTGGGTCTGTACCGTCAGAGGGCGTGGGGATGTCCCGGGAGCGCGGGCACCGCCTCCCACCGCTGGCTCCCCCCGCTTtccgctcccccaccccaccccacccccgcccgtcCCCTAGACCGCCAAGCCTCCCCTCCAGGGTCCCGGCGGCAAACCGCTTCCCTTAGGCCTCGACAGGAAACTTGTCCGGAGCTCTGCGAGGCCCCGCGGGCAGCCCTGATTTATTCTGGGGTCAGGAACACAGCTGGCTTCAGGGCACGGGGAACGCTGTCCGCCCGAAGGTCAAACACCCTGGTGAGGGCcggagaaatagaaaagaaaatcgcCCCTGGGAAGAAGCGTTTATCGTTTTTTCCCCCAGCTCAGGGAGTTTCGCAGCCTCAAACCCCCAAACATTTTGGCGAACACTGGCAGGAAGGGCTGGAGAAGAGGAACTCGCTGAGCGCCCACGCCCGCCCATTGTGCTGCGTCCGGAGCCGCGGAGTTGGCCTCACGACAATTTCTAGACGGCTCCCGACTCCGTCAGTCCCGAGACTCGGGGTTGAGGgtagggtggggatgggggaccCTTGTGCGAAATATAAGCACCTCCTCTGGCCACCAGGGGCAGCACTATGAAAGCCCTGGTCTCTCCTTGGCTCCGCTTCAGTGCTGTCGGAGCCAATATTGCAGTGAGAATTGCTAGTCAGAGGatgagcagcagaggatgagatggttggatggcatcaccgactccagggacatgagtttgagcaaactccgggagatactgaaggacagggaagcctgccacgctgcagtccatagggtcgcaaagggtcggatacgactgagagactgaactgaactgaattgctggTCAAAGAAGTTCCTTTCTGGTATCTGAAAAGGGAAAGCCTGTTTCTTCAGGCAAGGCTCACCTTAAAACTTTGTTTTTcgcttccatttctttctctttgaaatgGGCTTATTAGTTCATTCAGGAAAGGAAGTGTGTTTCTAGGcctaaatgaaaaataacaagCGTTGATCTTAACTGTTATGTTAGGTTCCTTGCCACTATATTGATTCATAACTTCTTCAAGCTTATAGgttatatataaatgatatcatggcCTGTTTGAGAACAACTACCCCACATAGGATTTTATCCTTGAactattttaatatcattttcttcTATGATTAAGTGCGAATATTTGTAGCAGTAAGTTATAAAAGACCCCTCTAAGAGACACTAGAGTTCAATatccttaagaaattaaaatatttattacattagTATGTGAACTGTATACTGTAAAAAAATACCCTGCAGCttaaaaaagcttaaaaagaGACGGGTCCATTTCTTCAGAGTTCCAGGGGCTGTTTTGTTTTGATACAAATCCTTCGACTCAGTTGGAAGCAGAAAGGAATTAAAGGTGAACAAAGAGAGTTAAACGGCATGGTCTGTGAAAGGATTTTCTTGTTAACAATTTAGACAAAATGcatcattttagaaaattattgtcTACCTTGGCTCACGGTGACCAAATAACTTTCGATCAGAAGTACATAGTTTCAACTAAGCACTCTTAACCATGCCTGATGCTTGTAAGTATCTATAATCAGAATGAAAGTTCGGATTCCACAGGTAATGCACACCAGGCTCTTAAACTCACTGTTGCTGGATTAGACTGTCAGGTTAGTAGGAGGGGCAGGAAAGAAGCTCTCGGGACCACATTTGTGTGCTTCTACCTCACTTTAGACATGACccagccactgaacaacaaccaccacctcaCTTTCATCACTTCTCACTCTTCCTTTTGGAAATTGTATGTACTGTATCTTAACAAATGATAGTGAACACCAAGAATCATCATCACACTTATggtgcttttgctgactgtggaGTCTTGCAGCAGGATTTCTCTCCTACCCTTGCTGTTTCCCCATTTAAAGGACATTCAATAGTCCTTCATTTCAGATGCCCGAGAGTCACCTTAAACATGACTCTGCATTAAATTAAGTATGTTAAGGAACATGGAAATCTAGAAATCTAactgaatggattttaaaaatacctaattACTTGGGCCAACTCTGTACCTTTGCAGTCTAATGAATGCATGTTTGTAAATGTGTCTATGCAGTACTGtatattttaccaaaataaaaCTTTCTACAAATCTAAGTAGTCAgtggaaatttcttaaatattttaaaaatcacttgagATGTGGTCAGGGTTCCAAAGTAAGAAAGACTAAATGATTGAAAAACTTATAGTAAATACATGATTTCCCTATGGGCATTCTTCCTAGAGAGGTGGGATATTAGAAGTGAAGATAGTGACCATAATGGCTGCCTATCACAGTCCT
Proteins encoded in this window:
- the CLEC14A gene encoding C-type lectin domain family 14 member A — encoded protein: MRPALALCFLWQAFWPRPGRAEHPTADRAGCLASGACYSLHHATFKRQEAQEACNLRHGALSTVRGGTELRAVLALLRVGPGPGGGSKDLLFWVALERRRSVCTLENEPLRGFSWLSPDVGGSENDTLQWVEEPQRSCTARRCAGLLATGGIEPAGWKEMRCHQRADGYLCKYQFQSVCPAPRPGAALNLSYRAPFQLHSAALDFSPPGTEVSALCPGQLSITATCAADEVGARWEGIPSGAELCPCPGRYLRAGKCAELPDCLDDVGGFACECAEGFVLGKDGSSCVTNGEEQPTPGRTQVLTWHPPATAASLAPKGTWSPSVQERPGEIPNAPGQGSATASFPEIPRWGAQSTLSTLQMSPQTEVKADVNSSGTAFPKVNATSPSDNPQSFDSSTVVFVLVSMAVVVLVILTVTVLGLFKLCFHRSPSPQQRKGPLASPDTEGDAEVAPLSSSSARCTDDGMKAGDCGLRDRVEGASLTGSSLGSGDT